Sequence from the Leisingera methylohalidivorans DSM 14336 genome:
TCCATTGGGTAAATTTCGCGCATAAATCGGACCGAACCTTCGATTTTGGCCAGCCGTTCGACCCGGACACCCCGGCAACTGACGTGGCCAGCAGCCCGCGCGAATTCACAGTCTACGGCACCGAACCGCGCTACACAAATCTGTTCCACACCGGATATGCCTCGCACAAGCTGGTGGTCGGCGCCCGGTACGTGCGCGAAGAGGTCGATTTTGCCGTCGACCGCACCAATCTCACCACCGGCACCACCACGGCCGCGCGGGACTGGTACTTCAAAACCGACGCCTATGCTGCTTACATCAGCGACACGGTTTCACTGATGAATGACCGGCTGGAGATCACCCCTGGCCTGCGCTACGAGTCTGTAGAGACCGATTTCAGCGACCGCATCAACAATACTGCGTCGGGCAACCGCACCACCGAACTCCTGCCCGGCCTGGCGGTTGGCTTCCAGGCGGCGGACAGCGTCTTCCTGTTCGCCAATGCCAACAAGTCCCTGCGCGTTCCGCAGGTGGCGCAGGTGACCCGCGGCGCGCCGGTCAGCAACGAACTGGCGTGGAACTACGAGCTGGGGATGCGCTATGAGCCAACCTCGGACATCAGCCTCAGCGCTGCGCTGTTCCGGATCGATTTCTCCGACCAGATTGAGTTCGACCGGGCCAGCCTGCAGTTCCAGAACCTGGGCGAGACCCGGCACCAGGGCGTTGAGCTGACCGCCGCGTGGCAGCCCTATACGGTGCCGGGCCTGTCGCTGAAGGCGAATTATACATTGACCGATACCGAGCAGCTTGCGGGGCAATTTGCGGGCAACGAAGTGCCTTACGCCTCGGACCATCAGTTCAATGTGACGGCTGAATACGAATTGGACAGCTGGGCCTTCGGCCTCAATGGCCATTACCGCAGCGCTGCTTTCAGTGACGCCGCCAATACCCAGGTTGAAACGGCCGATGGCTCGGCGGGCCCTCTGCCGTCTGCCTGGGTGTGGAACCTGCAGGCGTCCAAGGACCTCGGCGTTTCCAACCGGAATGTCCGCCTTACCGCAGCGATCAACAACCTCTTTGATGAGGACTATTACACCCGCGGTGTTGACGTGAGCCCCATCGGCCGAGTTGCCCAGCCGGGACGCAGCTTTGTTGTTGCCGTCCAAGCTGACTTCTGATCAGCGCTCCAGGCAAAAAACGCACCATCGCCGGCCAGGCCGCCGCTTTCCCATTGTTCGTGGAATCCGCGCCTGGCCGGCGCCTCTTGATCGGTCCCAAACTCATGTTCCCTGACGGGGAACAGTGCCGGAAATCAACCTTCGGAACTCTTGGTCGTCAGCAGCCTATTTCCAGAAGTTGATGAAGCGGCAATCAAGCTGAAGGTTGCCATTCTCACAGTGGCCATCACTGTTAACGCGATCCAGCGACGGCAGCACATTGGCGTCGCTATACGCGCCTTGTCTTTCTGGCCGCAACTGAACCTAAGCGCGGCCGCGCGATTTCGCGGTCCTTGGCAGCGGTGCGGCGCTCGCCGCGTCCCCGCCGCTTACTTGTCCCGCTTCAAAGGAAAGGCAACGATCTTGGGATCGTTGCCCATCTGCTCCGGGCGCCTCCCTGCCTCACCCTGAAAGTTCACGTTTAGGCCGAGCGTAGTGTCCGGCCGCTTAGAATTCCAGTTTGCCGGATGCTACGAAAGGCAAGAATGCCCGCGTAGTCAATGCTGCCGGTCAATGCTCCATTTTCGCTGTCCGTTCTCAGGAAATACGCAATTGCTCTCGCCGTTATTCACGTCCAATGGCTCATGCCGCGGCCGCAAGACCTCGATATTTCTCAATTTGAAAGAAGTTTGAAGGATTTAGCCGTGTCCAGCCCTGACCGGATCAGAGCCGCTTTCAGGCAGCAGGAACAGGAATTCTGGGTAAACTTTCCGATATCGGCCGGTTAATTGATCTTCAATGCTTACTTTTCAGAATGGAAATTCAGTTCTAGTCTGCCAGAAGTTGCCGCAAGGGCTTATCAAAACAACAAAACTCCGGGCCCCAAATGACAAAGCAGCGAGTCACTCGAAAATATCTCCGGCTGCGCAGCGGCATCGCCTTGGCGATCTTGCTGGCTGCCGCAGTGGCCGCATTCTGCGTAACCTTGTCCGGGCAAAGGAGCGTAGCCCAGCGGGCGGAAAACACCAGGGTGCTTGACCAGCTTCTGGTCTCACTTGCCGAACTGTCGCTGGCGTTTGATGAATTGAGGGACGAGCCGGGCAGCCAGAAGGCGCTGATCGCGCGCGGGCGCATCCGGCGAAGCGCAAGGCCCGCGGCAGACTCGCTTACAGAACTCACCGGCGCCGGCGCACTTGCTGCATTTTCGCCGCAAGCGCAGGAAATCCTGTCCCAGCCAACGCTGAACCCAGTATCCGAACTCGAAGACATCGTGTTTTTGACCGGGGTTTTGACAGACCCCGCCGGAAACCGGGACGCCGCCGCTGTTTCAAAGGCTGCGGCGCTGGCTTCGGACCTGTCCAGACGGCTGCTGCCGCTGTTCATGAAGGCCAAGGAGGCCGAGGCGCGAAGCGGCCGGATCGCGGCTGAAACGCAGCTGATTTATGCCCTGGTGGCTGTCGCCATCGGGGCAATTGGCGTGTATGTCGCCGCCCGGTTCGTGCATGTGCCAATGGAGCGCTTCATCATCAGCGCTCAGTCGGAGATCGAGGCGAGCCGGCGCAAGGCCGAAGCTGCGTCGGAGGCGAAGTCGGTGTTTCTGGCGACCATGAGCCACGAAATCCGGACTCCGCTGAACGGTGTGCTTGGCTTGGCGGAGCTGCTGAACGATACTGAGCTCGATGACAGGCAGCGGCACATGATCCGCATGATGATCATCAGCGGCAATTCCCTGCTGAGCATCATCAATGACGTCCTGGACCTGTCCAAGGCCGAGGCCGGAAAGCTGGAAATGGAGGCAGAGGCGTTTAACGTCCGCGTGCTTTGCCTGGAGGTCATCGACCTGTTTTCCGCGCGGGCCCAGAGTGCGAATATCGACCTGAATTTGAGCGAAAGCACCGATGTGAACAACTGGCACGTGCTGGGATACAGCACGGCGATCCGGCAGATTGTTGTCAACCTCATCA
This genomic interval carries:
- a CDS encoding TonB-dependent receptor family protein codes for the protein MPAALHAQPANQTDAEVLELEAITVDGSWLGDSTEAEVKRYPGARDVLSEKDLHEQANRTLDDALRKVPSVRVEDETGTGVLPNIGIRGLNPLRSERVMMLLDGIPLALAPYTGTGLSLFPASLEMIARADIVRGGGAVRFGPNNVSGVIDLISKPIPQEVSGTAKQKFIVDERTGNLLSDTYFRWGGFVSPDFGLQAQVNAITGDGGREHSGTDVLNVMVDGEWLIDDWSSLKGRLQYYDVDAELPGALSSQAYEQDPSQSTRPHDAFDAKTLRASLTYDRQIGSNGEFHWVNFAHKSDRTFDFGQPFDPDTPATDVASSPREFTVYGTEPRYTNLFHTGYASHKLVVGARYVREEVDFAVDRTNLTTGTTTAARDWYFKTDAYAAYISDTVSLMNDRLEITPGLRYESVETDFSDRINNTASGNRTTELLPGLAVGFQAADSVFLFANANKSLRVPQVAQVTRGAPVSNELAWNYELGMRYEPTSDISLSAALFRIDFSDQIEFDRASLQFQNLGETRHQGVELTAAWQPYTVPGLSLKANYTLTDTEQLAGQFAGNEVPYASDHQFNVTAEYELDSWAFGLNGHYRSAAFSDAANTQVETADGSAGPLPSAWVWNLQASKDLGVSNRNVRLTAAINNLFDEDYYTRGVDVSPIGRVAQPGRSFVVAVQADF
- a CDS encoding ATP-binding protein, with protein sequence MLDQLLVSLAELSLAFDELRDEPGSQKALIARGRIRRSARPAADSLTELTGAGALAAFSPQAQEILSQPTLNPVSELEDIVFLTGVLTDPAGNRDAAAVSKAAALASDLSRRLLPLFMKAKEAEARSGRIAAETQLIYALVAVAIGAIGVYVAARFVHVPMERFIISAQSEIEASRRKAEAASEAKSVFLATMSHEIRTPLNGVLGLAELLNDTELDDRQRHMIRMMIISGNSLLSIINDVLDLSKAEAGKLEMEAEAFNVRVLCLEVIDLFSARAQSANIDLNLSESTDVNNWHVLGYSTAIRQIVVNLISNALKFTENGSVEVKLQELPSAQDGTRVIRVAVRDTGIGVPPEAQERIFEQFAQADATTTTRFGGTGLGLAITKNLTEAISGRISLQSAEGEGSEFTVEFPVEKVPPPAEVPEPEPAGASFSKKVLVADDNRVNQIVAGKMLERLGCTVITAGNGVEAVELARSWAPDLVLMDVRMPDMDGLDATRAIRAKEQELGLEPVPVIGLSANAMSEQRSEGLSAGMNDYLAKPVNKAALAAALTRLWPEEAGITPEGNAKCA